One Nostoc punctiforme PCC 73102 DNA window includes the following coding sequences:
- the murQ gene encoding N-acetylmuramic acid 6-phosphate etherase — translation MTNLQERGHLLTELVNPNSLNLDQLSSLELVELFNSEDQKAVAAVAAAKVQLAEAIDSTAERLRHGGRLFYIGAGTSGRLGVLDAAECPPTFCTPPELVQGIIAGGAGALVRSSEDLEDSIEDGEAAIAGRHITQLDVVVGITAGGTTPYVHGAIHAARQRGASTIFIACVPAEQVSIDADIDIRLLTGPEIIAGSTRLKAGTVTKLALNMLSTGVMVKLGKVYGNRMVDVAVTNQKLRDRALRILQDLTGLSREAAGFLLERSGKWVKLALLMHWTGLEKDDGDRLLSEHQSNLRAAVMSYQNHNQS, via the coding sequence ATGACAAACTTGCAAGAACGTGGGCATCTTTTAACCGAGCTGGTAAATCCTAACAGTCTTAACTTAGACCAGCTCAGTTCTCTGGAATTGGTAGAACTGTTTAATAGTGAAGATCAAAAAGCAGTTGCAGCGGTTGCAGCGGCGAAAGTTCAGTTGGCTGAAGCGATTGATAGCACTGCAGAGCGTTTGCGTCACGGAGGACGCTTATTTTACATTGGCGCGGGCACAAGTGGTAGGTTAGGAGTGCTAGATGCTGCTGAGTGTCCACCTACTTTTTGTACGCCGCCAGAGTTGGTACAGGGGATTATTGCTGGTGGTGCTGGCGCACTGGTACGCAGTTCGGAGGATTTAGAAGATAGCATCGAAGATGGTGAGGCTGCGATCGCTGGGCGACACATTACCCAGCTAGATGTAGTCGTCGGTATTACTGCTGGTGGGACAACACCTTATGTCCACGGTGCCATTCATGCAGCTCGTCAACGGGGAGCCAGTACTATTTTTATCGCCTGTGTTCCGGCTGAACAAGTTAGCATTGATGCCGATATTGACATTCGCCTATTGACAGGGCCAGAAATCATCGCCGGTTCAACTCGCCTGAAAGCTGGTACAGTCACGAAGTTAGCTTTAAATATGCTTTCCACAGGAGTAATGGTTAAACTAGGTAAGGTTTATGGTAATCGTATGGTGGATGTGGCAGTAACAAATCAAAAGTTACGCGATCGCGCTTTACGAATATTGCAAGACCTCACAGGCTTAAGTCGGGAAGCTGCTGGTTTTTTATTAGAACGTAGTGGCAAGTGGGTTAAACTAGCATTATTAATGCACTGGACTGGTTTGGAAAAAGATGATGGCGATCGGCTTCTTTCAGAACACCAAAGTAATCTTAGGGCAGCTGTTATGAGCTATCAAAACCACAACCAATCTTAA
- a CDS encoding chemotaxis protein CheW, with product METKEKFLSFNLGVKDTAVISLQHITEVLQVPLPEICSVPQMPSSVLGIYNWRGEMLWLVDLEAMLGYPPISQGANLISIMMAIVLENNGKYLGLLVKHIIDIELLDIQQMKLPNIELFYPKISPFLQGYFINDSEDMIFNLNAITIIQSPLWKIHN from the coding sequence TTGGAAACCAAGGAAAAGTTTTTAAGTTTTAATTTGGGAGTAAAAGATACAGCTGTTATTTCTTTACAACACATCACAGAAGTGTTGCAAGTACCATTACCTGAAATATGTAGTGTTCCACAGATGCCCAGTAGCGTCTTGGGTATTTATAACTGGCGTGGTGAGATGCTTTGGTTAGTAGATTTAGAGGCAATGTTAGGTTATCCTCCAATTTCACAAGGAGCAAATTTAATTTCAATAATGATGGCAATTGTTCTGGAAAACAATGGTAAATATTTAGGACTATTGGTGAAACATATTATAGATATTGAATTGCTAGATATTCAGCAAATGAAACTCCCAAATATCGAACTATTTTATCCTAAAATATCACCTTTCTTACAGGGATACTTTATTAATGATTCCGAAGATATGATTTTTAATTTGAATGCTATAACGATTATCCAATCTCCCCTCTGGAAGATTCATAATTGA
- a CDS encoding response regulator — MTHSEVLLSKNLVNEFKTCTQLQYNGKLNIKSSKGSQWTFYYRLGRIVWATGGTHPFRRWRRHMAQNCPQIDVDKLLLRSQDVSIDYWDYRLLEIFYKKQKIQREQIQSIAESTIAELLFDLALQGNFASITCNRSQEVILETPMSFTSAEMSVKHMQDSWKTWSAAGLANFSPNLAPILRRPEQLQQMVSLSVYKNFVNLINGKFTLLDLAVKMKQSVLPLTRSLLPYILKGIIELVEVPDMPLVVTEVNNKPATTQPKKLNAPLVACVDDSPQVCKMLEDIITSNGLRFIKIQDAVQALPTLIQDKPDLIFLDLIMPVASGYEICTQLRRISAFANTPVIILTGSDGLLDRVRAKVVGSTDFITKPVAPDKVMSIIRKYLPTLSVPIEKNKANV; from the coding sequence ATGACCCACTCGGAAGTTCTTCTTTCAAAGAATTTAGTTAATGAATTTAAAACTTGTACTCAACTGCAATATAATGGCAAATTAAATATTAAAAGTTCAAAGGGTAGCCAATGGACTTTTTATTATCGCCTGGGACGTATTGTTTGGGCAACAGGGGGCACTCATCCCTTCCGGCGCTGGCGTAGACACATGGCTCAAAACTGTCCTCAGATTGATGTTGATAAATTGCTGTTGCGTTCACAAGACGTATCAATAGATTACTGGGATTACCGCCTTTTAGAAATCTTTTATAAAAAACAGAAAATTCAAAGAGAACAGATTCAGTCTATTGCCGAAAGCACCATAGCAGAATTACTATTTGACCTAGCATTGCAAGGAAATTTTGCTTCTATAACTTGCAATCGCAGCCAAGAAGTTATCCTCGAAACACCAATGAGCTTTACGAGTGCGGAAATGTCTGTAAAGCACATGCAAGACTCATGGAAAACTTGGTCAGCCGCTGGTTTAGCAAATTTTTCTCCTAATTTGGCACCGATTTTGCGGCGACCAGAACAACTCCAGCAGATGGTAAGTCTATCTGTCTACAAAAACTTTGTGAATTTAATCAATGGTAAATTCACTCTCTTAGATTTAGCCGTGAAAATGAAGCAGAGTGTACTACCACTCACCCGTTCGTTGCTTCCTTATATTCTTAAAGGAATCATCGAATTGGTGGAAGTACCTGATATGCCATTAGTAGTGACTGAGGTCAACAATAAGCCTGCCACTACACAACCAAAGAAACTGAATGCTCCATTAGTCGCCTGCGTGGATGATAGCCCTCAAGTCTGTAAAATGTTAGAGGATATTATTACTTCCAATGGACTAAGGTTTATCAAAATTCAAGATGCTGTACAAGCACTCCCAACCCTCATTCAAGATAAACCAGACCTAATTTTCTTGGATTTGATTATGCCAGTTGCTAGTGGTTATGAAATCTGCACTCAGTTGCGGCGAATATCTGCATTTGCCAATACACCAGTGATTATATTAACAGGCAGTGATGGTCTTTTAGATAGAGTTCGTGCCAAAGTAGTCGGTTCTACAGATTTCATTACTAAACCCGTAGCGCCTGATAAGGTAATGAGTATAATACGTAAATATTTACCTACATTGAGTGTCCCCATTGAGAAGAATAAAGCCAATGTATAG
- a CDS encoding response regulator transcription factor gives MNTVLVVEDGLTDMEIISRYLQQAGYSVISATSSEEAQDKIDKNKPDLIFLDVILPGKSGFEICRELKNNPNTSKIPVVFCSTKNSDVDKIWGNMLGADGYLSKPIDREELVVILKRLIH, from the coding sequence ATGAATACTGTTTTAGTTGTTGAAGATGGCTTAACAGATATGGAAATAATCAGCCGTTACTTGCAACAGGCAGGTTATTCTGTAATTAGCGCCACCAGCAGCGAAGAGGCTCAAGACAAAATAGATAAAAACAAGCCAGACCTCATATTTCTTGATGTAATTTTACCAGGAAAAAGTGGCTTTGAAATTTGCCGAGAACTGAAAAATAATCCCAATACTAGCAAAATACCTGTGGTTTTTTGCTCTACTAAAAATAGTGATGTAGATAAAATTTGGGGTAATATGTTGGGCGCTGATGGTTATCTATCAAAACCGATTGATAGAGAGGAACTAGTGGTAATTTTAAAGCGATTAATTCATTGA
- a CDS encoding four helix bundle protein: MGANYQSACHGKSTADVIAKLSLVEEETDESLYWMELIVEVGLLPLKKVSDLMSENTEILTLNCINQKFT; encoded by the coding sequence ATGGGAGCTAACTATCAGTCAGCTTGTCATGGGAAGTCAACTGCGGATGTCATTGCTAAACTCAGCTTGGTAGAGGAAGAAACCGATGAAAGTCTTTATTGGATGGAACTTATTGTTGAGGTTGGTTTATTACCGCTAAAAAAAGTAAGCGATTTGATGTCAGAAAACACTGAAATTCTGACATTAAATTGCATCAATCAAAAATTTACGTAA
- a CDS encoding DUF3110 domain-containing protein: MITPMRVFVLIFNARTENEGIHTIREGDRNKILMFESEDDATRFALMLEAQDFPAPTPEPIDAEEIKEFCESAGYEWEIIPENSNLVVTPPELNVEQTDWQANAQKEDTVEDTFPLNQQPLEEPELSDSELEKMRRKLEGLL; the protein is encoded by the coding sequence ATGATTACACCAATGCGTGTTTTTGTGTTGATTTTTAACGCTCGAACGGAAAATGAGGGGATTCACACGATTCGGGAGGGCGATCGCAATAAAATTCTGATGTTTGAATCAGAAGACGATGCCACGCGCTTTGCCCTAATGCTGGAAGCTCAGGATTTCCCCGCACCGACACCAGAGCCAATCGATGCTGAGGAAATCAAGGAATTTTGCGAAAGTGCTGGGTATGAATGGGAAATCATCCCAGAAAACAGCAATTTAGTTGTCACTCCCCCAGAACTGAACGTAGAACAAACTGACTGGCAAGCAAACGCCCAGAAGGAGGATACTGTTGAAGACACCTTCCCTCTCAATCAACAGCCACTAGAAGAACCAGAATTATCTGATTCTGAACTAGAGAAGATGCGTCGCAAATTGGAAGGATTGCTTTAA
- a CDS encoding GAF domain-containing protein, with protein MTFLYSNSHENEHLISEVENLNGHANIANLASNEISLLNAISQEFKTWRRQLQGIATHLRQAPDIDTLLKITVAQIREKIGCDRALIYQFTSLDSGNVLAESRTLGWTPTLGENIPGIIFGLYTNQDYIEPVVIDDISQIQLTPYQKQLLDKFQIKASLSLPIVVEGKVWGLLVVNNCLSTRQWQEVEISLLSQITTELIYKLQSFEFKREEQQRILAKKSVAKVIDKILRASNVDKIFKTTTQEVRQLLKCDRVAVYRFKPDWSGEFVAESVGNGWVKMVSPDFYMVWEDSHLQDTQGGRYAKGESFVAKDIYKMGHAQCHIDILEQYEMKAYIIAPIFAGEKLWGLLAAYQNSGPRDWQPWEESFVTQIGLQFGVAISQGEYLEQMHKKSEQLAQIVEQEKAFTKIVGRIRQSLDVDSVFKTTTQELRQSLRCDRVAVYRFNPDWGGEFVAESVGTGWTKLVGPDIKTVLDDTYLQETKGGRYVRGENFVVNDIYQVGLAPCHIEILEQFEAKAYIIVPIFFGDKLWGLLAAYQNSRPREWETWEVTFLVQTSLQFSLAKSQIDYLELVRLKSEKLAQIAEQEKAVTKISNRIRQSSDVEEIFKTTTQEVRQLLRCDRVAVYRFNPNWTGEFVAESVAHTWVKLVGPDIKTVWEDTHLQETQGGRYAQGENFVVNDIYQVGHSPCHIEILEQFEVKAYVIVPVFAGEQLWGLLAAYQNSGTRDWDESEVTLLARIGNQLGLALQQTEYLQQVQGQSAKLAEAAAREKAAKELLQQRSIQLLIALRPALNGDLTVRAPITEDELGTIADAYNNTLQALRQIVLQVQGAAQQVAQTSSNSEASLAGLTNLAQQQSEEITAALGEIQQMVDSTQAVVANAELVQVAVQQANETVESGDTAMNLTVKAIQGIRETVAQTSKKIKRLTESSQKISKVVNLIGNFATQTNVLALNAAIEATRAGEYGKGFAVVADEVRSLSRQSAAATIEIEKLVQEIQAETGEVAVAMETGIQQVVEGTNLVNDTRQNLNAIVSATAEISQLIERITAATQKQMTQSVTVTKSMQDVAEIANKTFAESQEIATVFQDLSGMAQELLTTASKFKVK; from the coding sequence ATGACATTTTTGTATAGCAATAGCCATGAAAACGAGCATCTAATATCTGAAGTAGAAAATCTAAATGGACACGCTAATATAGCAAATCTTGCTAGTAATGAAATATCTTTATTAAATGCCATATCTCAGGAATTTAAAACTTGGCGGCGACAGTTGCAAGGCATCGCAACTCATTTGCGTCAAGCTCCAGACATTGATACATTACTTAAAATTACTGTAGCGCAAATTAGAGAAAAAATAGGCTGCGATCGCGCCTTAATTTATCAGTTTACTTCTCTTGATTCAGGTAATGTTTTAGCAGAATCAAGAACACTAGGTTGGACACCGACTTTAGGCGAAAATATTCCCGGAATTATTTTTGGTTTATATACCAACCAAGACTATATAGAACCTGTAGTTATTGACGATATTAGTCAGATTCAACTTACCCCTTATCAAAAGCAACTCCTAGATAAATTTCAAATCAAAGCTAGTTTGAGTTTACCGATTGTAGTAGAAGGTAAAGTATGGGGATTACTGGTAGTAAATAATTGCTTATCAACGCGGCAGTGGCAAGAAGTAGAAATTAGCCTGCTATCCCAAATTACCACAGAACTCATATACAAATTGCAGAGTTTTGAATTCAAAAGAGAAGAACAACAGCGAATACTAGCAAAAAAATCTGTAGCTAAAGTCATCGACAAAATTCTGCGGGCATCAAATGTCGATAAGATTTTTAAAACAACCACTCAAGAAGTACGTCAATTACTAAAATGCGATCGCGTCGCCGTTTATCGTTTCAAACCTGACTGGAGTGGTGAGTTTGTCGCTGAGTCAGTGGGTAATGGCTGGGTAAAAATGGTCAGCCCTGATTTTTATATGGTGTGGGAAGATAGCCACTTGCAAGACACCCAAGGAGGACGTTATGCCAAAGGTGAAAGCTTTGTGGCCAAAGACATTTATAAAATGGGTCATGCTCAATGCCACATTGACATTTTAGAGCAGTATGAAATGAAGGCTTACATCATTGCGCCCATATTTGCTGGAGAGAAATTATGGGGCTTGCTGGCAGCTTATCAAAATTCTGGACCTCGTGATTGGCAACCTTGGGAAGAAAGCTTTGTGACCCAAATTGGACTGCAATTTGGTGTGGCTATCTCACAAGGCGAATATCTAGAACAGATGCATAAGAAATCTGAGCAACTAGCCCAAATAGTTGAACAAGAAAAAGCTTTTACTAAGATAGTAGGCCGCATCCGACAATCTTTAGATGTAGATAGCGTCTTCAAAACAACCACTCAAGAATTGCGTCAATCACTACGATGCGATCGTGTCGCAGTCTATCGTTTTAACCCTGACTGGGGTGGCGAATTTGTAGCTGAGTCTGTAGGTACTGGTTGGACAAAACTGGTAGGCCCTGATATTAAAACCGTTTTGGACGATACCTACTTACAAGAAACTAAGGGAGGTAGGTATGTCAGAGGCGAAAACTTTGTTGTTAATGACATCTATCAAGTAGGGCTTGCTCCTTGCCATATTGAGATTTTAGAGCAGTTTGAAGCCAAAGCTTACATAATTGTTCCTATATTCTTTGGAGATAAATTGTGGGGTTTGCTGGCAGCTTATCAAAATTCTCGCCCCCGTGAGTGGGAAACCTGGGAAGTGACTTTTTTGGTTCAGACTAGCTTGCAATTTAGCCTAGCTAAATCACAGATAGATTATTTGGAATTAGTTCGGTTGAAATCTGAGAAACTAGCTCAGATAGCGGAACAAGAGAAAGCTGTCACCAAGATCAGTAACCGCATCCGGCAATCTTCAGATGTAGAAGAAATCTTCAAAACAACCACTCAAGAAGTACGACAATTACTGCGATGCGATCGCGTCGCAGTCTATCGCTTCAACCCTAATTGGACTGGTGAATTTGTTGCAGAATCAGTAGCTCACACTTGGGTAAAACTGGTAGGCCCCGATATCAAGACTGTCTGGGAAGATACCCACTTACAAGAAACTCAAGGAGGTCGATATGCCCAAGGGGAGAACTTTGTTGTAAATGACATTTATCAGGTAGGTCATTCTCCTTGTCACATTGAAATTTTAGAGCAATTTGAAGTCAAAGCTTATGTAATTGTTCCTGTATTTGCCGGGGAACAATTGTGGGGATTGCTAGCAGCTTATCAAAATTCTGGAACTCGTGATTGGGATGAATCGGAAGTCACCTTGTTAGCACGCATTGGCAACCAGTTAGGGCTAGCATTACAACAGACTGAATATTTGCAGCAAGTACAAGGGCAGTCAGCCAAATTAGCAGAAGCCGCAGCACGAGAAAAGGCAGCCAAGGAGTTACTACAACAACGATCTATTCAACTGCTCATAGCCCTTAGACCCGCCCTCAACGGCGACTTAACAGTACGCGCACCCATTACAGAAGACGAACTAGGCACGATCGCTGATGCTTACAATAATACCCTGCAAGCGCTGCGGCAAATAGTTCTTCAGGTACAGGGGGCTGCTCAACAAGTTGCTCAAACTTCTAGCAATAGCGAGGCTTCCCTAGCAGGACTGACTAATCTGGCGCAACAACAATCTGAGGAAATTACCGCAGCATTAGGCGAAATTCAACAGATGGTGGACTCTACTCAAGCTGTGGTGGCGAATGCTGAGTTAGTGCAAGTGGCGGTGCAACAAGCCAATGAAACTGTTGAGTCTGGCGATACTGCGATGAACTTAACTGTAAAAGCAATCCAAGGAATTCGTGAAACCGTTGCTCAAACCAGCAAGAAGATTAAACGCCTCACTGAATCTTCGCAAAAAATCTCCAAAGTGGTGAATTTGATTGGTAATTTTGCTACACAGACAAACGTACTAGCTCTGAATGCGGCTATTGAAGCTACCCGTGCCGGTGAATATGGCAAAGGCTTTGCAGTTGTAGCTGATGAAGTCCGTTCTTTATCTCGCCAGTCAGCAGCAGCAACTATCGAAATAGAAAAATTAGTCCAGGAGATTCAAGCAGAAACCGGAGAAGTAGCAGTAGCGATGGAAACGGGTATTCAGCAGGTAGTAGAAGGTACAAATCTTGTCAATGATACTCGCCAAAACTTGAATGCGATCGTTTCTGCAACTGCCGAAATTAGTCAGCTAATCGAGCGGATTACCGCAGCGACTCAAAAACAGATGACCCAATCTGTAACAGTCACAAAATCAATGCAAGATGTAGCAGAAATTGCTAATAAAACTTTTGCTGAATCTCAAGAAATTGCGACTGTGTTTCAAGATTTATCAGGGATGGCGCAAGAGCTATTAACAACTGCTAGCAAGTTTAAAGTCAAATAG